AATCCGACTCTCATACAGGAAAACTCCATGGCGCATCTCACAACCCCAGAAAGCCCGCCAACGTAAGCGCTTACGCTCCGTCGACCGTGTCGTCGATACCCTCAGCGCCGCCCTGCAACGGAACGGACAGAGCACGAAGGCCGTTGAGCGGTGGTATGCTGAGATGCCCCGTGAGGAGGAAATGGTGCCCAAGGATAAGTATACGATCTTCgacaagaaggagaagacgTACCGGAAGGGAATTCACAGTATGTGTCGTGATAGTATTGTCTGTAGAGATGCTGACGGTGTGCGCAGAACTGCCGAAGTGGACACGAGTGAGCCAGCGAGTCAACCCTCCGGGTTTCTAAACAGGTTATCGATTACTTTCTTCGATTGCTGGGCGAAAGCGGCTACTGTCGTCGCTACGAATGCATACAGAGCTCCTTTGTACGATACACATCACAAAACACTGGCCGGGCTCTTCTTCCGAAGAAGAGGGGATACGGGCTAGAAAAGATTACAGGAAGGATATCCGGAGTTATTGGCAGTCGGGAATTTGACTTATCCACAATGTTCTATTAACCATGAGTCTATCTCAATACACAATTGGACATCTCCAAAACGAACTCGATGAAGCTACTGTTAACGTGACAAATGTAGTAAAAATAGGACACAAGAGAAACGCCCCATCCCATCAAAGCGAACTGGTTGAACAAAAAATGGCGATAACGATATGGCAGACATGAAAGCCATGAATATCTCGACCATTACTCCGATACATCTGTCCCCGTCCCAATAACCATACCAGATCAACACAATAACACAATCCCCGCTCAGCCAGGTACATTTTCTTTCTCGAAAGTCTTGGTTATAGCCTTTTGGAAAAATCGAGTCAAACCAAAGGCAATCTCCTTCGCCCGCGTCCGGTTCACTCTGCCTTCATAGACCATCTTCCGAACCCGATAACCGTGACGGACCCGCTGCCAGTCGCTCAGCGTCTCGTGCCAGCCCGTCCCACCCTCGTAGTATGCGTCCCGCTGCTTGCTTGACATCCCGAAGCCTTGTGGTGGTCTTCTGAGTATCCAGCTCGCCGGGTCGATGTGTCCGTCAGGGGGTTCGTCGACTGAGTCGTCAAATAGTTCCACGGCCCTGACCACGTCTCTCATTCCAGACGTCCTTCTCTGGCAATTGACCGCAAGTCTCCACGAATCAATCCGGGGCGTATGAGCTTTTTTGTGGGGGGCTATCGGATACTTCGGCTTGGCTTCCCAGCGCGGAGCCGGATACGGCACGTTGAATCTTGGGTCTCCCAATTGCCGTTTTTTGTCAACCGGAACTCGTGAAACGGGGTCAATAACCATCCAAGTCTTCCTATTCAACCAATGGTTGGCAAGTAGCGGGAAATGGAATGGCCTTCGTCCCGGGGTAAGTTGATCAAAGTGCCATTCAAGCTTTCGGTCCAGATTGTCCATCCATCTAATTTCCCAATTGTTCAATTTGTGCAGCGGAAGCGGGCGCCCTTTTGGTCTGAGCCGACGATGTTTCTTCTTAGGAGACTTTCCTTTTGCATCCTTTGTTCCAAGTTCTATCTGCTTCTCCGGCAATTGAAGAGGATCATCGCCGAAAGATGAGGACCAGTGTCTCCAAACGACCGTATCTATGGAAGGAAATAGATATTGTGCTCCTTGTTGAGCCGCTATTGTTCTTCCGTTGCGCTCGTCTAAAGCATCTAAAGGCGCTCGCGCTGGAGGTTGACGTTGTCTGAGGCTCGAGATCCTTTGACTGTTTTCGTTAGACAAATGGCGCGCAATCTTTTCTCTTTGCGATCGATCCAATGACCCGAATGGTGCACTATTCTCAGAAGCATAACTTCGCAACAATTCAGATGCTGGAGTGCCTGGTGGTTCTTGGAAGCCGTGATAGGTATGCTTCAGTTGGTTGGATGCCTGCAGTTCCATGCGAGCCGACCAAACTTGATATTTGCGAGAATACCGCATCTTGCGAAGTGTACGCGACGTAGCGCTAGTCTTGCATGAGGTGCTGGAGGGTTGACGCTGCCGTTGCGGATACAAATCGACCATCAGAAGACAAGGGAGAGAGACACTCTGCGGTAACCTGTTCTCGCTTATAGTTGCATTCGTGAACGGGATGCTCTTCCTGCGAGTGCGACTTGGCGGTTGAAGAGACCAGAATGGTCTGGCCTGATCAACTGGTATGCGTGGACCGTTGACCAGTTTGCCGGGAAAGCTGTTGCGAAAGGCCTCGAAGGAGCGTCGTCCATCAATAGAATCTGCGGAAGGGAACTGGTGCCGGGATCTTTTCAATCTGTCCCGATATCCCTTCGTTCTCCCATGGTACGTATGGGGCGCGTGGTATCTCTGAGAGTATGGAAAAGCGTCTGCCATCGTGGTCCGTTGGCGGTCTTCCGGGGTCCGTTTATGCCGTTCTGGGGGAGGACCACGGTTCCAAATCGTATCCGCGGTTGTGTGTTCCTTGCTCCTAAACAATTTTGGTATCCATCTCAGGAAACTCCTGTTCTGACGATACTCCTCGTGCGCTGTTTGTCCCGGATCCCACCACACCCAATGATAATCAGCCCTAGTCGTTTTCCAAGACGTCCACTCGCAGATCTTCCTCCAGCACTTCCGAAACACATTCTTGGCCGCCTCATGTTGCTGTAACGGTACCCAACCATACCACGTCCTCGCGTACCGAGTGTCAACCTTTTTCCCCTTCTTGAGCACCTTATTCCGAGTAAACCGTCGAAAACAACGACCTATCCTCCAGAACAGGACTCCAAGGACGAATATGCAAACGGTGCCAGCAAAGAGCTGTAGAAATACCTTCTTGCTGATGTGTTTCGTGACGGGGACGGGTGTTCCTGGTGTTTCTTTCGGGGATCGAGGAGGCGAAGGGTAGTGGTAATATTGTCGTGGAAGGACCGGTGCCATCAGTCGAAGGATCATTTGTGTGGCCATATGGTCCTTCTGGTAACAATATGAGGGTAAAATGGTACTTGTCTGCTCATAGTGTCCAGTTTTTTCGTTCTTCCGTAGCGGGGGAAACTTTTTCGGTTGGGGGAGTGTCCGCAGGGAAGGAGGAAGGCGTCGCTGCTGCCGTTCTTGTCGTTGTCGTAGCCGCAACCCTCGCCTCGAGTGCCGCCTTATCTTTTCTATCGGGGTAACAAAAAAGCTTAGTCGCTGGTATGTGAAACGCTTTGGCATTTTTTTGCCTCACGGGATTTTTGAGTCACCGCGCTGATAGGCTACACAGCGCTTAAAATACTCATTTTGCTCAACAGAGGCCATTATTCAGCCCTTACTTCATCAGGGAAACATTACTGGACGGAAACTGCTCGAGCTACCAAGACAATATGCGACACGGTGACAAACTAATCAAAGCCTGTATCTGCAAGTCCAGTTGTAGAATAACCGTCATCGTCGCATTCTATGAGAATATGGCTCTTATTGGTCTCGTATCCTCGTAATCATGTCAGCTTGGTTTACAATCTGGAACTCATCAACATGCGGCGACGCTGTCGATCTGTGTTACGGCCGGATAAGCACGGGAACATGATATAAGACCCTACCGATCTCGTCTACCAGAGAACAGAGCACTTTCTCTTACGAGCTTGCTCGGGTATTTTGCATCATGGCACTCCAGACGTCTAATTTCCCCGGTTTCGGGTCTGTGTTGACTGCGGTTTTGATTTCAGTGAGTAGCAACGATCCCATTTGCTGGGCTGTTGGTTAACAAACGGTCCTTGCAGACAATATTGTGTGTCCTAGGACGGATCATCTACAATCTCTACCTCCATCCCCTCAGTAGATACCCAGGCCCAAGGCTGGCGGCTATGTCCAGCTTGTACTACGTCTACTGGACAAACAACGGGCAGCTACATGCCAAGCTCAAAGACCTACATGATCAATATGGCGACGTCGTCCGCATCGAGCCCTCATCACTCGTATACAGAAGCGCACAACCATGGAAAGATATTTATGGCCACCGAAAACCCGGCACAGGTTCCTTTGTCAAAGATGACAAGTTCTTTATCCCGAGCCCCAACGGTCCGAATATCCAAACAACTTTCGATGATGCAGGGCATACAAGGCAGAGACGTCTGTTATCGCATGCATTTTCCGAAAGGGCGTTGCGAGAGCAAGAATCGATCATTCAGTCGTACATCAACATGCTCATAGATAAGCTCCATAGAGAAATCGCTTTGCACCGCGAGACGGTCGACATATCCAGATGGATTACCTATACGACCTTTGATATCATTGGTGATTTGGCATTCGGGGAATCATTCGATTGTCTCCGTAATAACGGCTATCATCCGTGGGTATCGATTCTTTTTGACAGTATCCGGATAGCAACATTCATGAGGACCATTCTAATTTACCCCCTGCTCGCATTCCTGGTAACCTGGATTATCCCTAAAAGTATGAAAACGAAAAGTGATCAGCACTACCAAATGAGCAAGGAAAAAGCGAATCGCCGTCTTGCGACAAAGACCAGTAGGCCAGATTTTACCTCGTGCATCCTGAGATACAATGACGAGCGAGGAATGACACACAAAGAAATCGAATCGAATGCAGCTTTTCTCATTATCGCTGGGAGCGAAACAACAAGCACCGCGCTCTCGGGATGTATATATTATCTTCTGAACTACCCCGATACATACCGCAGGCTGGTGGACGAAATCAGAGACAGTTTTCACTCACAAGACGACATCACTATCCTTTCTTCCGCAAAATTTCCGTACTTAACCTGTGTTCTGGAGGAGACACTCCGTTTATATCCACCAACGCCGGGTATAATTCCCCGACGGGTTCCCAAGGGTGGTGCCGTTATTGACGGCAAATTCGTCCCAGAAGGAGTATGAAGCCTCAAAAGTCTCACCGTCCGTTCCCCGTCAGTATTTAACAAACCTCAGGTATCTGTATCAGTAGCTTATTACTCTGCCTTCCGAGCACGCTC
This sequence is a window from Aspergillus chevalieri M1 DNA, chromosome 5, nearly complete sequence. Protein-coding genes within it:
- a CDS encoding mitochondrial 54S ribosomal protein mL60 (COG:J;~EggNog:ENOG410PSNW;~InterPro:IPR016340;~PFAM:PF09784); its protein translation is MFKPTSALFSGLLWKTPWRISQPQKARQRKRLRSVDRVVDTLSAALQRNGQSTKAVERWYAEMPREEEMVPKDKYTIFDKKEKTYRKGIHKLPKWTRVSQRVNPPGF
- a CDS encoding uncharacterized protein (COG:S;~EggNog:ENOG410PX1Z;~TransMembrane:1 (o42-64i)); translated protein: MILRLMAPVLPRQYYHYPSPPRSPKETPGTPVPVTKHISKKVFLQLFAGTVCIFVLGVLFWRIGRCFRRFTRNKVLKKGKKVDTRYARTWYGWVPLQQHEAAKNVFRKCWRKICEWTSWKTTRADYHWVWWDPGQTAHEEYRQNRSFLRWIPKLFRSKEHTTADTIWNRGPPPERHKRTPEDRQRTTMADAFPYSQRYHAPHTYHGRTKGYRDRLKRSRHQFPSADSIDGRRSFEAFRNSFPGKLVNGPRIPVDQARPFWSLQPPSRTRRKSIPFTNATISENRLPQSVSLPCLLMVDLYPQRQRQPSSTSCKTSATSRTLRKMRYSRKYQVWSARMELQASNQLKHTYHGFQEPPGTPASELLRSYASENSAPFGSLDRSQREKIARHLSNENSQRISSLRQRQPPARAPLDALDERNGRTIAAQQGAQYLFPSIDTVVWRHWSSSFGDDPLQLPEKQIELGTKDAKGKSPKKKHRRLRPKGRPLPLHKLNNWEIRWMDNLDRKLEWHFDQLTPGRRPFHFPLLANHWLNRKTWMVIDPVSRVPVDKKRQLGDPRFNVPYPAPRWEAKPKYPIAPHKKAHTPRIDSWRLAVNCQRRTSGMRDVVRAVELFDDSVDEPPDGHIDPASWILRRPPQGFGMSSKQRDAYYEGGTGWHETLSDWQRVRHGYRVRKMVYEGRVNRTRAKEIAFGLTRFFQKAITKTFEKENVPG